The following proteins come from a genomic window of Nicotiana tomentosiformis chromosome 12, ASM39032v3, whole genome shotgun sequence:
- the LOC104114857 gene encoding 14 kDa proline-rich protein DC2.15-like, translating to MASKRTTSLALFLLVNLLFFSLVSACGTCPSPKPKPKPKPKPTRSPNYKGKCPKNTLKLGVCANVLGNLLGLKIGNIPKKPCCTLIKGLADVEAALCLCTAIKANVLGINLNVPLSLSLLLNVCGKKVPSGFICP from the coding sequence atggcttcaaaaagAACTACTTCTCTTGCCCTTTTTCTTCTTGTCAACCTTCTATTTTTCTCTCTTGTTAGTGCATGTGGCACTTGTCCTagtccaaaaccaaaaccaaaaccaaagcCTAAGCCAACCCGTAGCCCTAATTATAAAGGCAAGTGTCCTAAAAACACCCTAAAATTAGGTGTTTGTGCTAATGTTCTTGGAAATTTACTTGGCCTTAAAATTGGTAATATTCCAAAGAAACCTTGTTGTACTCTCATAAAAGGACTTGCTGATGTTGAAGCTGCCCTTTGCCTTTGCACTGCAATTAAAGCAAATGTTCTTGGGATTAATCTCAATGTCCCTCTTTCACTAAGTCTTTTACTTAATGTCTGTGGGAAAAAGGTTCCATCTGGCTTTATTTGCCCTTGA